A DNA window from Anas acuta chromosome 4, bAnaAcu1.1, whole genome shotgun sequence contains the following coding sequences:
- the C4H4orf19 gene encoding uncharacterized protein C4orf19 homolog, whose protein sequence is MGCRCCKMIQSYIFDPEEVQSPGCIHEAKSYKWDEQSSNKFKFKHNSEIQDHKNELQKDELNGTEHKNRVNSTQGTLGNHGGNASQEDGLGRCIAKPDVAVNGGSSCAGAHPGLGPNTNPVKEASEQGTSSQSAEPPSASTRDFHTHLNGQELDIGVGSHKKAACNEPNSIQDGKAQAAEHSAFLRGTAMLETKNTTIQLPDIDCHQNGNRLRNYVEKDSFPVNCAHSDQVTRPSATQVQGLCVTPPSHAKESSIEPFKTDPAGLSKDVLDGVTAMAVSTALQAPPHSSHNDINGEIEEEDAEVAAALAALEAATAGEDLEDDDEY, encoded by the exons ATGGGGTGCAGGTGCTGCAAAATGATACAAAG CTATATTTTTGATCCAGAAGAAGTACAGTCACCTGGATGCATTCATGAAGCAAAAAGCTACAAATGGGATGAGCAAAGCAGCAACAAATTCAAATTCAAACACAATAGTGAAATTCAGGATCACAAAAATGAACTCCAGAAGGATGAGCTAAACGGAACAGAACACAAGAATCGGGTAAATAGCACACAGGGAACCCTCGGGAACCATGGAGGCAATGCTTCTCAAGAGGATGGCCTCGGGAGGTGCATTGCAAAGCCTGATGTTGCAGTCAATGGTGGCAGCTCGTGTGCTGGAGCACACCCTGGTCTTGGTCCCAACACAAACCCAGTGAAAGAAGCCAGCGAGCAGGGGACCTCCAGCCAGTCAGCAGAGCCTCCTTCAGCCAGCACTAGAGACTTTCATACCCACCTGAATGGCCAAGAGCTTGACATAGGAGTAGGCAGCCACAAGAAGGCAGCCTGCAATGAGCCAAACAGTATTCAGGATGGGAAGGCCCAGGCTGCAGAACACAGTGCCTTTCTCAGAGGAACTGCAATGCTGGagacaaaaaacaccaccataCAACTGCCAGATATAGATTGTCACCAAAACGGCAACAGACTGAGGAACTATGTTGAAAAAGATAGCTTTCCGGTCAACTGTGCGCATTCAGACCAAGTCACCAGGCCTTCAGCCACACAGGTCCAAGGCCTCTGTGTAACGCCACCTTCACACGCGAAGGAAAGCAGTATTGAACCTTTTAAAACTGACCCTGCAGGTTTGAGCAAGGACGTTCTTGATGGTGTCACTGCCATGGCTGTGAGCACAGCACTACAGGCACCCCCACACTCCAGCCACAACGACATCAACGGAGAAATCGAGGAGGAAGATGCAGAAGtagcagcagcactggctgcACTGGAAGCTGCGACTGCAGGCGAAGACCTGGAGGATGATGATGAATACTAG